A genome region from Dendrosporobacter quercicolus includes the following:
- a CDS encoding CoA-acylating methylmalonate-semialdehyde dehydrogenase — protein sequence MSEKTVKTIKNFVGGQWLAATSGKTEVVPNPATGKPLANVPISNRQDLDNAVTIAHKAFQAWKKVAVPRRARILFRYQQLLIEHWDELARLITQENGKNYDEAYGEVLRGIECVEFACGVPTLMAGMQLPDIATNVESGMYRYPIGVVGGITPFNFPMMCPCWMFPLAIACGNTFILKPSERTPSLANRLAELAKEAGLPDGVFNVVHGAHDVVNGLLENPDVKAISFVGSQPVAEYIYKTAAANGKRVQALAGAKNHTIVMPDADLNFTVNNIMNAAFGSAGERCMACSVVVAVGDIADELVNKLNAAAGNLKIGDGLEKGVFLGPVIRQSHKDRTLEYIESGVQEGAALVRDGRCDSCANQEGYFLGPTIFDNVTTGMRIWKEEIFAPVLSVVRVKDLDEAIAFANQSDFANGACLFTSNTTAVRRFREEIDAGMLGVNLAVPAPMAFFPFSGYKKSFYGDLHCNGRDGVEFYTRKKMVTALYK from the coding sequence ATGAGCGAGAAAACGGTAAAAACAATTAAGAATTTTGTAGGCGGCCAGTGGCTGGCAGCCACTTCCGGCAAAACTGAAGTGGTTCCCAATCCGGCTACAGGCAAGCCTTTGGCAAACGTTCCTATATCCAACCGCCAAGATTTGGATAATGCGGTGACGATTGCCCACAAAGCTTTTCAAGCATGGAAAAAGGTTGCTGTACCGCGCCGCGCCCGGATTTTATTCCGTTACCAGCAGCTTTTGATCGAACATTGGGATGAACTGGCGCGCCTGATCACCCAGGAAAACGGTAAGAATTATGATGAAGCCTACGGGGAGGTGCTGCGGGGTATTGAATGCGTGGAATTTGCCTGCGGTGTTCCAACATTAATGGCCGGAATGCAGCTGCCGGATATCGCTACGAACGTTGAATCAGGCATGTACCGGTATCCGATTGGCGTTGTCGGCGGGATAACACCCTTTAATTTCCCAATGATGTGCCCTTGCTGGATGTTCCCGCTTGCGATCGCCTGCGGCAATACCTTTATTTTAAAACCGTCGGAAAGAACGCCTTCGCTGGCAAACAGGCTGGCTGAACTGGCGAAAGAAGCCGGTCTGCCGGATGGTGTGTTTAATGTGGTTCATGGCGCGCATGATGTGGTCAATGGCTTGCTGGAGAATCCTGATGTTAAGGCCATATCTTTTGTTGGCTCACAGCCTGTGGCTGAATATATCTATAAAACTGCAGCCGCTAACGGTAAGAGGGTACAGGCTTTGGCCGGCGCAAAAAACCATACGATCGTTATGCCTGACGCCGATCTTAATTTTACGGTAAACAATATTATGAATGCAGCCTTCGGCTCAGCCGGTGAACGCTGCATGGCCTGCTCCGTGGTTGTCGCCGTGGGCGATATTGCCGATGAACTGGTGAACAAGCTTAATGCTGCAGCCGGTAATTTGAAAATTGGCGACGGCCTGGAAAAGGGTGTTTTTCTGGGACCGGTCATCCGGCAGTCTCATAAAGACCGCACTCTGGAATACATCGAAAGCGGTGTACAAGAGGGCGCAGCGCTTGTCCGGGATGGCCGTTGCGATTCCTGCGCCAATCAGGAAGGTTATTTCCTGGGACCAACTATTTTTGACAATGTCACCACCGGTATGCGGATCTGGAAGGAAGAAATCTTTGCCCCGGTGTTATCAGTGGTGCGGGTGAAAGATTTGGACGAAGCCATTGCTTTCGCCAATCAATCCGATTTCGCTAACGGCGCCTGCCTGTTCACCAGCAACACCACAGCGGTACGCAGGTTCCGGGAGGAAATCGACGCCGGAATGTTAGGTGTTAATCTGGCAGTTCCTGCCCCGATGGCATTCTTTCCGTTTTCCGGCTATAAAAAGTCCTTTTATGGCGATCTGCATTGCAATGGGCGTGACGGCGTTGAATTCTATACCCGTAAAAAAATGGTGACCGCTTTATATAAATAA
- a CDS encoding N-acetylmuramoyl-L-alanine amidase family protein, with protein sequence MKVTINGGHYPGLDSGAVGITTGLQEAVVTRELMQSVAGYLRAVGYTVLEVQENNLSQITSASNAFGAELFVSIHCNAAASTEAKGTETYCYQWGSSGARLARCIQKQIIDNLGTVDRGIKTANFHVLRETECPAVLVETAFLSNPEDEQLLAETAKRDEFARAIARGVTDYVAQS encoded by the coding sequence ATGAAGGTTACAATCAACGGAGGCCACTATCCCGGGCTGGATTCAGGAGCAGTTGGAATAACGACGGGACTGCAGGAAGCTGTTGTTACGCGTGAGTTAATGCAATCGGTCGCCGGGTATCTAAGGGCTGTGGGCTATACCGTATTGGAAGTGCAGGAAAATAATCTGTCGCAAATTACCAGCGCTTCTAACGCTTTTGGCGCTGAACTTTTTGTATCAATTCACTGTAATGCAGCCGCCAGCACCGAAGCCAAAGGTACGGAAACTTATTGCTATCAATGGGGAAGCAGCGGGGCCAGACTGGCCCGGTGCATTCAAAAGCAAATCATTGATAATCTTGGTACGGTTGACCGGGGGATCAAAACGGCCAATTTCCATGTATTGCGGGAAACAGAGTGTCCGGCGGTGCTGGTGGAAACGGCTTTTCTATCAAATCCTGAGGATGAACAGCTGTTGGCCGAGACTGCGAAGCGCGACGAATTTGCCAGGGCTATCGCCAGGGGGGTAACTGATTATGTAGCGCAGAGCTAA
- a CDS encoding YifB family Mg chelatase-like AAA ATPase, translating to MFAQTYGSTTAGLNGVLINVEVDITNGIPAFDIVGLPDTAVRESRERVRAAIKNAGFEFPGRRITINLAPADIKKDGSGLDLPIAIGILTAGGQIRPEIAQNYLLVSELSLEGRLRGITGLLPMAINALRQGVRAIIVAPDNSNEALLVDGTIVYAPATLAEVVRFLRGDHSLQPMEKAAPSQPPATAGEDFSDVQGQLWAKRALEIAAAGGHNVLMIGPPGSGKTMLARRVNSILPTMSNQEALETTKIYSVAGLLTESNGLVTTRPFRSPHHTISDAGMVGGGRIPRPGEITLAHNGVLFLDELPEFSKATLEVLRQPLEDGQVTISRANASLSYPAKMMLLTAMNPCPCGFFNDNATKCVCSENEVRRYLKRISGPLLDRIDIHIQVPRLEYSDLTGNKPAESSAAIRRRVETARRLQRTRLLPYGIFCNARMGHKQVKATCRLTSGAQTLLKQAFAKMSLSARSYDRIVKVGRTIADLDQSGEIAEMHIAEAIQLRSNARPGR from the coding sequence GTGTTTGCGCAAACCTATGGCTCAACAACAGCCGGTCTGAATGGAGTGCTTATCAATGTCGAGGTCGATATTACCAATGGAATACCGGCCTTTGATATCGTCGGACTGCCTGATACTGCCGTTCGTGAATCAAGAGAGCGGGTACGGGCGGCAATCAAGAATGCCGGCTTCGAGTTTCCGGGGCGGCGGATTACAATAAATCTTGCCCCTGCGGATATTAAAAAGGACGGTTCCGGACTTGACCTGCCGATCGCCATTGGCATATTGACCGCCGGCGGCCAGATCCGGCCGGAGATTGCCCAAAACTATCTGCTGGTCAGCGAACTGTCGCTGGAAGGCAGGCTGCGCGGCATCACCGGCCTGCTGCCTATGGCGATCAATGCTTTGCGTCAGGGAGTCAGGGCGATTATTGTAGCGCCTGACAACAGCAATGAGGCGCTATTGGTTGACGGCACAATTGTGTATGCGCCGGCGACCCTGGCTGAGGTAGTACGGTTTCTCAGGGGAGACCATAGCCTGCAACCGATGGAGAAAGCTGCTCCAAGCCAGCCTCCGGCAACTGCCGGCGAAGATTTTTCTGATGTTCAGGGTCAGTTGTGGGCTAAACGGGCTTTGGAGATTGCGGCTGCAGGCGGACATAATGTGCTGATGATCGGCCCGCCCGGATCGGGAAAAACAATGCTGGCCAGAAGAGTCAATTCCATTTTGCCCACAATGTCAAATCAGGAGGCGCTGGAAACTACCAAGATCTATAGCGTCGCCGGCCTGCTGACTGAGAGTAACGGGCTGGTAACCACCAGGCCATTTCGCAGCCCGCATCATACCATTTCAGACGCCGGTATGGTCGGCGGCGGACGGATTCCCAGGCCGGGAGAGATTACGTTAGCTCATAACGGCGTATTGTTTCTGGATGAACTGCCGGAGTTTTCCAAGGCCACACTGGAAGTGCTGCGACAGCCGCTGGAGGACGGACAAGTCACAATATCGCGCGCCAATGCTTCTCTGTCCTATCCTGCTAAGATGATGTTGCTCACGGCGATGAATCCGTGTCCGTGCGGATTTTTTAATGACAACGCCACCAAGTGTGTGTGCAGCGAGAATGAGGTCAGGCGGTACCTGAAAAGAATATCAGGCCCGCTGTTGGACCGCATTGATATTCACATCCAGGTACCGCGTCTGGAATACAGCGACTTAACCGGGAATAAGCCGGCCGAAAGCTCTGCGGCAATCCGCCGGCGGGTTGAGACCGCCCGCCGGCTGCAGCGCACCCGGCTGTTACCCTATGGCATTTTCTGCAATGCCCGGATGGGTCATAAACAGGTAAAAGCAACCTGCAGGCTAACGTCCGGCGCACAAACATTATTAAAGCAAGCATTTGCCAAAATGAGTCTCAGCGCCCGGAGTTATGACCGGATTGTAAAAGTAGGACGTACGATCGCCGATTTGGATCAGTCCGGGGAGATTGCAGAAATGCATATAGCTGAAGCCATTCAGCTGCGCAGCAATGCCAGACCGGGGCGGTGA
- a CDS encoding alpha/beta fold hydrolase has translation MKLRKLVTFFVAVSVMMFSVVAYGADDSLKIKDIGSFYVGGHEIVLEGLPAYDAVFTEGGPVRKVDPNGSFETGQMYVQYVQLKNAKAKYPVLLWHGGGLTGNTWETKADGNPGWQMFFLKAGHNVYVSDAVERGRSSWSRYPEIYKSEPIFRTKKESWESFRIGPTYDDDPSKRISHPGVLFPAESFDQFMKSAVPRWITNNQATQEAYDQLVQKVGPAVIVVHSQSGAFGARAALNAPDKVKAVVLIEPSGAPDPAKENLALLKNIPHLYIWGDNVDKYPTWPKYYANVARYRDALIENGVPVTWIDLPKIGIKGNSHMLMMDKNSDQIAEIIQKWLESQNLMK, from the coding sequence ATGAAATTAAGAAAATTAGTTACGTTTTTTGTTGCCGTTTCAGTTATGATGTTTTCAGTTGTTGCTTATGGAGCGGACGATTCTTTAAAAATTAAAGATATCGGAAGTTTTTATGTGGGGGGGCATGAGATTGTTTTAGAAGGATTGCCTGCTTATGATGCAGTATTCACTGAGGGGGGGCCGGTCAGAAAAGTAGATCCGAATGGCAGTTTTGAAACAGGTCAGATGTATGTACAGTATGTCCAATTGAAAAATGCCAAAGCAAAGTATCCGGTTTTACTCTGGCACGGCGGCGGGCTGACGGGAAATACCTGGGAAACCAAGGCGGACGGTAATCCAGGCTGGCAAATGTTCTTTTTAAAGGCCGGCCACAATGTCTATGTGTCCGATGCAGTTGAACGAGGCCGCTCCTCGTGGTCGCGATATCCGGAAATATATAAATCAGAACCTATTTTTAGGACCAAAAAAGAATCGTGGGAGTCTTTCCGTATCGGGCCGACCTATGACGATGATCCGTCCAAACGGATTTCCCATCCTGGCGTACTTTTCCCGGCCGAGTCATTTGACCAGTTTATGAAATCGGCAGTTCCGAGATGGATTACAAACAACCAGGCCACACAAGAGGCTTATGACCAGCTGGTACAAAAAGTCGGACCTGCCGTAATTGTTGTCCACAGTCAGAGCGGTGCTTTTGGCGCAAGAGCCGCATTGAACGCGCCGGACAAGGTCAAGGCAGTGGTATTGATTGAACCTTCCGGCGCGCCTGATCCAGCCAAAGAAAATCTGGCGCTGCTAAAGAACATACCTCATCTTTATATATGGGGGGATAATGTTGATAAATATCCTACTTGGCCTAAGTATTACGCCAATGTAGCCCGGTATCGGGATGCCCTGATAGAAAACGGAGTGCCTGTTACTTGGATTGATCTGCCTAAAATAGGGATTAAAGGAAATTCTCATATGCTTATGATGGATAAGAATTCTGACCAGATTGCAGAAATTATCCAGAAGTGGCTGGAGAGTCAAAATTTAATGAAATAG
- a CDS encoding MarR family winged helix-turn-helix transcriptional regulator, with translation MLEIFDSLCILLAKAEQKHFLYTKKALDEAKLEISPGQLVVLYALYKKDNISISELSKKVFLDNSTLTGLIDRLERLELVKRVDVPHDRRSYQICLTDKARRIEQRTKQVMQQIENKMLENCSESEITALRSILGRIFTNF, from the coding sequence TTGCTGGAAATTTTTGATAGTCTGTGTATTTTGTTGGCAAAAGCAGAGCAAAAGCATTTTTTATATACCAAAAAGGCTCTGGATGAGGCAAAACTGGAAATATCGCCGGGACAGTTAGTGGTATTGTATGCACTCTATAAAAAAGATAATATCTCAATATCGGAGCTGAGTAAAAAGGTTTTTCTGGATAATTCAACGCTTACCGGATTGATTGACCGTTTGGAGCGGTTGGAACTGGTAAAACGGGTGGATGTGCCCCATGACCGCCGCTCGTATCAAATTTGTCTGACGGATAAAGCCAGACGGATCGAGCAACGGACCAAACAGGTAATGCAGCAAATTGAAAATAAGATGCTCGAAAATTGCAGTGAAAGTGAAATTACAGCACTGCGCAGTATTCTGGGCCGTATTTTCACCAATTTTTAG
- a CDS encoding electron transfer flavoprotein subunit alpha/FixB family protein codes for MAAAIDQSQYRNVWVYIEVGEEGPRNVGLELLGEGRKLADAMGQKLAGVIIGEKVAGLAKEVFAAGADQVYLVEAPELAHYSTDGYTAVFTDLIKQYQPSVILIGATNDGRDLGPRIACRIGTGLTADCTGLGIDEPTGLVAWTRPAFGGNLMATILCREHRPQMGTVRPSVFKRPVPDYSRTGEIIHVPSTVQAEDIRTKLINIVKVCTASCNLEEAEIIVSGGRGMCKPENFVLIEELANVLGGAVGASRAAVDAGWKPPMHQVGQTGKTVGPKIYFACGISGAIQHLAGMSSSDVIIAINKDADAPIFKRADYGIVGDVLEVLPLLSEEFRKIKPKAC; via the coding sequence ATGGCAGCGGCGATAGATCAAAGTCAATACCGGAATGTCTGGGTATATATTGAGGTGGGCGAAGAAGGACCGCGAAATGTTGGTCTTGAACTTTTGGGCGAAGGCCGCAAACTGGCCGATGCCATGGGGCAGAAGCTGGCGGGAGTGATCATTGGCGAAAAAGTTGCCGGTCTGGCCAAAGAAGTTTTTGCCGCCGGAGCGGATCAGGTCTACCTTGTTGAAGCACCGGAACTGGCACACTATAGCACCGACGGCTATACTGCGGTTTTTACGGACTTAATCAAGCAATATCAACCATCGGTTATATTAATCGGCGCCACGAATGACGGGCGGGATCTCGGTCCCCGAATCGCCTGCCGCATTGGAACGGGACTGACTGCCGACTGCACCGGGCTGGGCATCGATGAACCGACCGGACTGGTGGCCTGGACCCGGCCAGCCTTTGGCGGTAATCTGATGGCAACCATTTTATGCCGTGAGCACAGGCCGCAAATGGGTACTGTACGGCCATCGGTGTTTAAACGGCCTGTTCCGGATTATTCCCGGACAGGGGAAATTATTCATGTGCCCAGTACGGTTCAAGCGGAAGATATCCGCACAAAACTTATTAATATAGTAAAAGTCTGCACCGCTTCCTGCAACCTGGAAGAAGCCGAGATCATTGTGTCAGGCGGCCGGGGTATGTGCAAGCCGGAGAATTTTGTACTTATCGAGGAGTTGGCTAATGTTCTGGGCGGAGCGGTAGGCGCTTCACGGGCTGCAGTGGACGCCGGCTGGAAACCGCCGATGCACCAGGTCGGGCAGACCGGAAAAACAGTAGGTCCCAAGATATATTTTGCCTGCGGTATTTCCGGCGCAATCCAGCACCTGGCCGGAATGTCATCATCAGATGTCATCATTGCAATTAATAAAGACGCCGATGCGCCAATTTTTAAAAGAGCTGATTATGGAATTGTCGGCGATGTTTTAGAGGTACTGCCTTTGTTGAGCGAGGAATTCAGGAAAATTAAACCAAAAGCTTGTTAG
- a CDS encoding electron transfer flavoprotein subunit beta/FixA family protein: MEIVVCVKQVPDTTEIKIDPVTNALIRQGVPSIVNPFDKNALEAALQLREKHGGKVTVVSMGPPQAKEALKECLALGADTAILISDRAFGGSDTLATSYALAAVMRKLGNYDMIICGKQAIDGDTAQVGPEMAEHLGIAQLTYVSKVEVEGTTVRVEREHEDGYDIIEAELPVLLSVVKSINEPRFPTVRGTMKANRAEIPVWTAADLEVDSNKLGFKGSPTQVRKTFTPPLRQNGVVIQKDTAREAVAELIQKLSEAKIV; encoded by the coding sequence ATGGAAATTGTTGTTTGTGTCAAACAAGTGCCTGATACTACTGAAATAAAAATTGATCCTGTTACGAATGCCCTGATCCGTCAGGGGGTGCCAAGCATTGTCAATCCATTTGATAAAAATGCGCTTGAGGCTGCTTTGCAGCTCCGGGAAAAACATGGCGGCAAAGTTACTGTTGTCTCAATGGGGCCGCCGCAGGCCAAAGAGGCCTTGAAGGAGTGCCTGGCCCTGGGCGCCGATACGGCCATTCTCATTAGTGACCGCGCGTTTGGCGGATCAGATACCCTGGCGACCAGCTATGCCTTGGCTGCAGTTATGCGTAAGCTGGGCAATTACGATATGATCATTTGCGGCAAGCAGGCAATTGACGGTGATACTGCCCAGGTCGGCCCGGAGATGGCCGAACATTTAGGCATTGCCCAGCTAACCTATGTGTCCAAAGTTGAAGTTGAAGGAACCACTGTCCGGGTTGAGCGCGAGCATGAAGACGGTTACGATATCATTGAGGCTGAATTGCCTGTTTTGTTATCGGTAGTAAAATCAATTAATGAACCGAGGTTTCCAACCGTCAGAGGTACGATGAAGGCTAACCGGGCGGAAATCCCCGTATGGACGGCTGCTGATTTGGAAGTGGATAGCAATAAGCTTGGCTTTAAGGGCTCGCCAACCCAGGTTCGTAAGACCTTTACTCCGCCGCTACGCCAGAACGGTGTCGTTATTCAGAAAGATACGGCGCGCGAAGCTGTCGCTGAACTAATACAAAAATTGTCTGAGGCGAAAATTGTATGA
- a CDS encoding acyl-CoA dehydrogenase — protein MNFVLTPEQEDIRKMVREYAEKALAPTAAERDEKELFVREIFDEMGQLGIVGLPYPEQYGGAGSDFLSYAIAVEEISRACASTGIGLSVHVSLCAWPIFKYGNEEQKQKYLRPLAEGTKLGGFGLTEPNAGTDASAGSTVAVKDGDSYIINGTKVFNTNGGEAEIEVVFAATDKAAGLKGLSAFIVEKGTPGFSFGKKEVKMGIRASVQRELIFENCRVPAANLLGKEGAGFKIAMSSLDGGRIGVAAQALGIAQSALENAIKYAKERVQFGKPIANNQAIAFMIADMATKVEAARFLVYRAAYHKSHDLPYSKEAAMAKKFASDAAMEVTTNAVQIFGGYGFSREYPVERLMRDAKITQIYEGTNQVQQMVISGAVLR, from the coding sequence ATGAATTTTGTATTGACGCCTGAACAGGAAGATATCCGGAAAATGGTACGGGAATATGCCGAAAAAGCATTGGCTCCCACTGCCGCCGAACGTGATGAGAAAGAGTTATTTGTTAGAGAGATTTTTGACGAAATGGGTCAGCTGGGAATTGTCGGCTTACCTTATCCTGAACAATACGGCGGTGCAGGCAGCGATTTTCTTAGCTATGCAATTGCGGTGGAAGAAATTTCCCGCGCCTGCGCGTCTACCGGTATTGGTTTGTCGGTGCATGTATCGCTTTGCGCCTGGCCTATTTTTAAGTATGGCAATGAAGAACAGAAACAAAAATACCTGCGTCCGCTGGCCGAAGGTACCAAGCTGGGCGGTTTTGGCTTAACTGAACCAAATGCCGGCACCGATGCGTCCGCCGGTTCAACTGTGGCTGTTAAGGACGGCGATAGTTATATAATTAATGGAACCAAGGTGTTCAACACCAATGGCGGTGAAGCTGAAATTGAAGTAGTATTTGCCGCTACCGATAAAGCAGCAGGTCTGAAAGGGCTTAGCGCATTTATTGTGGAAAAGGGAACGCCAGGCTTTAGCTTTGGTAAAAAAGAAGTAAAAATGGGTATCAGAGCTTCGGTACAGCGCGAACTGATTTTTGAAAACTGCCGAGTTCCCGCTGCCAATTTACTTGGTAAAGAGGGCGCCGGTTTCAAAATTGCCATGTCCAGTCTGGATGGCGGCCGTATCGGTGTTGCCGCCCAGGCGCTGGGAATTGCGCAGAGTGCGCTGGAGAATGCCATTAAATATGCCAAAGAGCGGGTGCAATTCGGCAAGCCAATCGCCAATAATCAGGCTATCGCGTTTATGATCGCCGACATGGCCACCAAAGTGGAAGCAGCGCGTTTCCTGGTTTATCGGGCAGCTTATCATAAATCTCACGACCTTCCGTATTCCAAAGAAGCGGCCATGGCCAAAAAATTTGCCTCCGATGCGGCAATGGAGGTCACTACCAATGCCGTCCAGATTTTCGGCGGCTACGGCTTCAGCCGGGAGTATCCGGTAGAACGCCTGATGCGCGACGCTAAAATTACCCAGATTTATGAAGGTACCAACCAAGTGCAGCAAATGGTTATTTCCGGCGCGGTGCTGCGGTAA
- a CDS encoding methyl-accepting chemotaxis protein encodes MINFHSIRFRFMGTIGLLMIVTLLLVAGNSYYFADKYLRASLAETEQAVADGAVNELNNIIDIAFVHVENIAVSPQVQGGDIKQIVPYLRDEQSRTGIFDNIAYVESDGSAVNHQGGVANVSEREYFKKVMQTQKPYVSEVYVSKTGKKQSVALIVPIMRNGQIAGFMMGGLTLDKVSEIIQNIKYKNTGFGALLDGQGMYIANPNHPEVVGNMNLSTGVLAPELQEKLGDKGTLSPVLTKAVQDIIASGVQQYAEFKSTAGIDSVTSLYTVPLAGGQQWILMLTTSKEEAAREVNNLFRISLTLSVISLLCALAITFWISGTFARPIMDINQIAKNIAAGTLNRLEKKVSDKSELGQLYDSIFSMNENLRQLVQQVKVQSEQVAASSEELTASAQQSAQASNQVAASITDVARGADEQLAAVNDTSTVVGHLSSSIQQVAVNAHEVAGKSVQVADKAAAGNQSIEQAVCQMTSIEQTVVTSAGVVAKLGERSKEIGQIVDTIAGIASQTNLLALNAAIEAARAGEQGRGFAVVAEEVRKLAEQSEEAAKQIASLISEIQIETDTAVESMGNGTKEVKLGAEVVNASGQAFREITALVTNVSEQIKEISTDIEEMAKGSRQIVEAVRKIDEVTKKTAAESQTVSAATEEQSAALEEIASSSQSLADLASDLQSAVDKFKV; translated from the coding sequence ATGATTAATTTTCATAGTATTCGTTTTCGTTTTATGGGAACAATCGGCCTATTGATGATTGTCACGCTGCTGCTTGTTGCCGGCAACAGTTATTATTTTGCCGATAAGTATCTTCGCGCCAGTCTTGCTGAAACCGAACAGGCCGTGGCGGATGGCGCGGTCAACGAGCTGAATAATATTATCGACATTGCTTTTGTTCACGTTGAAAATATAGCTGTCAGTCCTCAGGTACAGGGGGGAGATATTAAGCAAATTGTCCCTTACCTGCGGGATGAACAGAGCCGTACAGGCATATTTGATAACATTGCTTATGTTGAAAGTGACGGCAGCGCCGTCAACCACCAAGGCGGAGTTGCCAATGTCAGCGAGCGGGAATATTTTAAAAAAGTAATGCAAACGCAAAAACCCTATGTTTCCGAAGTTTACGTGTCCAAAACAGGAAAGAAGCAGTCTGTTGCCTTAATTGTACCTATCATGCGCAATGGGCAAATCGCCGGATTTATGATGGGTGGCTTAACTTTGGATAAAGTGTCGGAAATCATCCAAAACATCAAGTATAAAAATACCGGATTTGGCGCTTTACTGGATGGACAGGGAATGTATATAGCCAATCCCAACCATCCGGAGGTTGTCGGGAATATGAATTTGAGCACCGGCGTACTTGCGCCGGAGCTGCAGGAAAAACTAGGGGATAAAGGTACGCTGAGCCCGGTTTTAACGAAAGCGGTACAAGATATTATCGCAAGCGGCGTTCAGCAATATGCCGAGTTTAAATCAACTGCCGGCATTGATAGTGTCACCTCCCTATATACTGTTCCTCTTGCCGGTGGTCAGCAATGGATACTGATGTTAACTACAAGCAAAGAGGAAGCAGCAAGGGAAGTGAATAATTTATTCAGGATTAGTTTGACCTTGTCGGTGATTTCACTGCTTTGCGCCCTGGCGATTACTTTTTGGATCAGCGGAACCTTTGCCCGGCCGATTATGGATATTAACCAGATTGCCAAGAATATAGCGGCAGGCACACTGAACCGGCTGGAGAAAAAGGTGTCCGACAAGAGTGAGCTCGGTCAGCTGTATGACAGTATATTTAGCATGAATGAAAATCTTCGCCAACTGGTGCAGCAAGTGAAAGTGCAATCTGAACAAGTGGCGGCTTCAAGTGAGGAACTGACTGCCAGCGCTCAACAGTCGGCACAGGCTTCGAATCAAGTTGCGGCATCGATTACCGACGTGGCAAGAGGCGCGGATGAACAGCTTGCGGCGGTTAATGATACTTCAACGGTGGTTGGGCATCTTTCCTCAAGCATTCAGCAGGTTGCGGTTAACGCTCATGAAGTTGCGGGTAAATCGGTTCAGGTTGCTGACAAGGCCGCTGCGGGAAATCAATCCATTGAGCAAGCGGTTTGCCAAATGACCAGCATTGAGCAAACGGTGGTTACCTCTGCCGGTGTGGTAGCAAAGCTGGGAGAACGTTCAAAGGAAATTGGCCAAATTGTGGATACGATTGCCGGAATTGCCAGTCAGACTAATCTTTTGGCTCTTAATGCGGCGATTGAGGCTGCCCGTGCGGGAGAACAGGGAAGGGGCTTTGCCGTAGTCGCAGAGGAAGTGAGAAAGCTGGCTGAGCAGTCCGAGGAAGCTGCAAAGCAGATTGCATCATTGATTAGTGAAATTCAGATTGAAACCGATACCGCTGTTGAGTCTATGGGGAATGGGACGAAAGAAGTTAAGCTGGGAGCCGAAGTGGTGAATGCTTCCGGACAGGCATTCCGTGAAATTACCGCTCTGGTGACAAACGTTTCCGAACAAATTAAGGAAATATCGACAGATATTGAAGAAATGGCCAAAGGAAGCCGCCAGATCGTCGAGGCAGTAAGAAAAATCGACGAAGTGACCAAAAAAACCGCAGCCGAATCGCAAACAGTATCGGCAGCTACCGAAGAGCAATCGGCTGCGCTTGAAGAAATCGCTTCTTCCAGTCAGAGCCTGGCTGACTTGGCCAGTGACTTACAGTCGGCAGTAGACAAATTTAAAGTATAG